In Microvenator marinus, one genomic interval encodes:
- a CDS encoding type II secretion system F family protein, with product MNAEYYDDISAQPIERPAVVRELSTYMTDADSEKVCRLFADGLKSGVGYAKIFDFMERQKIDTKMTNRLRVALLEYGDKLGEAFARFGILDAPSRKLILVSEEQGELPETFKTLARAYADRLKRKKRVLFGMIEPVIVFCLGVFVLTNLVSNIYEMALGDFWQSLKHVVVRSTLQSTIFVILMGGLAYVWMNLPTESSFREAVGRIYFRIPLISKARRLSATASLAQFFRQSVRSGMDVFQSVELAAEASNSPWYMESVDKVHAALEAGYPLDMAFRQFKGLPEEFADYVGIGEETGRLDENLQFLYERYDELARDWFERSLEFTVVVMRILLIVVVIIFAIFQGLHDFAATSDLSNMIKSGVR from the coding sequence ATGAATGCCGAATATTACGACGATATTTCCGCGCAACCCATAGAGCGTCCAGCGGTGGTGCGCGAGTTATCCACGTACATGACTGACGCGGATTCCGAAAAGGTGTGCCGCCTCTTTGCTGACGGCCTGAAGTCCGGTGTGGGTTATGCCAAGATCTTCGACTTCATGGAGCGTCAGAAGATCGATACCAAGATGACCAATCGACTCCGAGTGGCACTCTTGGAGTACGGCGACAAACTCGGAGAAGCCTTTGCGCGCTTCGGCATTTTGGACGCGCCTTCGCGAAAGCTAATCCTCGTCTCAGAAGAGCAGGGTGAGCTTCCGGAGACATTTAAGACGCTCGCCCGAGCCTATGCAGACCGACTCAAGCGCAAGAAGCGTGTGCTCTTCGGCATGATCGAGCCCGTGATCGTCTTCTGTTTGGGTGTGTTCGTCCTCACGAATCTCGTGTCCAATATCTACGAGATGGCGCTCGGGGACTTCTGGCAAAGTCTCAAGCACGTGGTGGTGCGCTCAACGCTTCAATCCACGATCTTCGTAATTTTGATGGGTGGACTGGCCTACGTATGGATGAACCTGCCCACGGAGTCGAGTTTTAGAGAAGCCGTAGGCCGTATCTACTTCCGAATCCCTTTGATTTCTAAGGCGCGCCGTCTCTCCGCCACCGCAAGCCTTGCTCAGTTCTTCCGTCAATCCGTGCGAAGCGGTATGGACGTCTTCCAAAGCGTCGAGCTCGCCGCTGAAGCCTCAAATAGCCCGTGGTACATGGAGTCAGTGGACAAGGTTCACGCAGCCCTTGAAGCTGGCTACCCGCTCGATATGGCTTTCCGACAGTTCAAAGGACTACCCGAAGAATTTGCAGATTACGTCGGCATCGGTGAAGAAACCGGTCGTCTCGACGAAAATCTTCAGTTTCTTTACGAGCGTTATGACGAGCTCGCGCGCGACTGGTTCGAGCGTTCACTCGAGTTTACCGTCGTCGTGATGCGAATTCTGCTGATCGTGGTCGTCATCATCTTCGCAATTTTCCAAGGATTGCACGACTTTGCAGCCACGAGCGACCTCTCAAATATGATTAAGAGTGGCGTGCGCTAA
- a CDS encoding NAD(P)-dependent oxidoreductase — protein MPKHDGVRFLQPRFTRALIIENPDPELDELLRAQGIEPERLPETATLDRQFIIDRLRDGQHDLLFKRSRFEVDAEVLAASENLAAVMLCCIGDDSVDKVACANEGIMVMNDPISNGRSVVELVFGELICLSRRIFDAVEKTRDSRWTKDSIRRYELKGKTLGIIGLGNIGKAVAQMARALEMDVVFYDNRELSREVGTTLGWTFAKSVDEVFRLSDFVTVHVSAEDHKGRTNKHLLSYQQFAQMGADRPENSPKIFLNLARGFLFEPEELKRAVRDGHIRYASVDVFPEEPGSKKDVWANPYGDMPEIVSTPHIGAATEEAQPRIAQHMANTARLFNLYGTVRDTVYAPGQTIGVDGAEPPSILSVVHSDKRGTKKAVADAIFEAGFSNLESSHRDFPKYQFAYDLNAVDQQMNETQIKAMIEAARKISGDSNAIRSVRVIPQ, from the coding sequence ATGCCAAAACACGACGGAGTGCGTTTCCTTCAGCCTCGCTTTACGCGGGCGCTTATCATCGAAAACCCAGACCCGGAGCTCGACGAGCTTCTGCGTGCGCAGGGGATTGAACCGGAGAGATTGCCCGAAACAGCAACGCTCGACCGGCAGTTCATCATCGACCGCCTGCGCGATGGCCAGCACGACCTGCTCTTTAAGCGCAGCCGCTTTGAGGTAGACGCCGAGGTGCTCGCAGCTTCCGAGAACTTGGCCGCCGTGATGCTTTGCTGCATAGGGGATGATTCGGTGGACAAGGTCGCGTGCGCGAATGAGGGCATCATGGTGATGAACGACCCGATTTCCAACGGCCGCTCCGTCGTGGAGTTGGTGTTCGGAGAGCTCATCTGCCTCTCGCGCCGTATCTTCGATGCCGTGGAAAAAACTCGCGACAGCCGTTGGACCAAAGACTCCATCCGGCGCTACGAGCTAAAGGGCAAGACTCTGGGCATCATCGGTCTCGGGAATATCGGTAAGGCTGTGGCGCAGATGGCGCGGGCTCTTGAGATGGACGTGGTCTTCTATGACAACCGTGAGCTCTCCAGAGAAGTCGGCACCACGCTCGGCTGGACCTTTGCCAAGAGCGTCGACGAGGTCTTTCGTCTTTCAGACTTCGTGACGGTCCACGTCTCCGCTGAAGACCACAAGGGGCGCACGAATAAACACCTCTTGAGCTACCAGCAATTTGCGCAGATGGGAGCCGACCGGCCCGAGAATAGCCCCAAGATATTCTTGAACCTCGCCCGTGGATTCCTCTTTGAGCCGGAAGAGCTCAAGCGGGCTGTGCGCGATGGCCATATCCGCTACGCCTCCGTGGATGTTTTCCCAGAAGAGCCTGGCTCAAAGAAGGACGTGTGGGCCAATCCGTACGGGGATATGCCTGAGATCGTCTCAACTCCGCATATTGGTGCCGCCACCGAAGAAGCCCAGCCGCGCATCGCGCAACATATGGCCAACACGGCGCGACTCTTCAATCTCTACGGAACTGTGCGTGACACTGTGTATGCGCCCGGGCAAACCATCGGTGTGGACGGTGCTGAGCCACCTTCCATCCTTTCGGTGGTCCACTCGGACAAGCGGGGTACCAAGAAGGCCGTGGCCGATGCCATTTTCGAGGCTGGATTCTCGAACCTTGAGTCGTCGCACCGCGACTTCCCCAAGTACCAGTTCGCCTACGACCTTAACGCTGTGGACCAGCAGATGAACGAAACGCAGATTAAGGCGATGATTGAAGCTGCGCGCAAGATTTCAGGTGATTCGAACGCTATCAGGTCCGTGAGGGTGATTCCTCAGTAA
- a CDS encoding acetyl-CoA carboxylase biotin carboxyl carrier protein subunit, giving the protein MPNYFVSGGEEDRVWKVETLQDGCYEVTAPSGKTYQVDAFAPDAGRLHLMLGNESWDLDVREDKSHTYHVQWRGQTFEHHVLNERQKRMEAATGGKRDVGPELLSPMAGKVVAVQVEAGQAVTEGQVLLIVEAMKMENDLKAHKSGIISELKAVQGEAVEVGDVLLTIADE; this is encoded by the coding sequence ATGCCTAATTATTTTGTAAGTGGTGGCGAAGAGGACCGAGTTTGGAAGGTCGAGACGCTTCAGGATGGATGTTACGAAGTCACCGCACCGAGCGGAAAGACCTACCAGGTAGATGCGTTTGCACCCGATGCAGGCAGACTTCACCTGATGCTTGGAAACGAGTCGTGGGACCTCGATGTGCGTGAAGACAAGTCGCATACTTACCACGTGCAGTGGCGAGGCCAGACCTTTGAGCATCATGTGCTCAATGAGCGTCAGAAGCGCATGGAGGCGGCAACTGGCGGTAAGCGCGACGTAGGTCCTGAGCTTCTGAGCCCGATGGCCGGCAAAGTCGTGGCTGTTCAGGTAGAGGCTGGACAAGCTGTTACCGAAGGCCAAGTCCTGTTGATCGTCGAAGCCATGAAGATGGAAAATGACCTCAAGGCGCATAAATCTGGAATCATTTCGGAGCTCAAAGCCGTCCAAGGAGAGGCAGTTGAAGTAGGTGACGTCCTGCTCACCATTGCCGACGAATAG
- a CDS encoding alpha-isopropylmalate synthase regulatory domain-containing protein yields MDKQERMLALMREILQDEYVELRVRSYQTFESLDEGTCRVSATLANGDGSDFQVESEGVGTIDAFFNALKSRFARDFTSLNSIKFSEFNIRGILSSDDTAKGSQAEAEATLGILNSEGQEFKFRAKSSSISRAGIQATLSAAAYFVNSEKTYVKLHDIIEHYRNSGRMDLVEKYTEIMTRVVENTSYSEVVESLKNAHK; encoded by the coding sequence ATGGACAAACAAGAACGAATGCTCGCATTGATGCGCGAGATCCTACAAGATGAGTACGTTGAACTCAGGGTGAGGTCATATCAGACTTTCGAGAGCTTGGACGAAGGCACCTGCCGCGTTTCTGCCACCCTAGCAAATGGTGATGGATCCGATTTCCAAGTCGAATCCGAGGGTGTCGGAACGATCGATGCGTTTTTTAATGCGTTGAAATCTAGATTCGCTCGCGATTTCACTTCTTTGAACTCGATCAAATTCTCGGAGTTTAATATCCGAGGCATCTTGTCTAGCGATGATACCGCGAAGGGTTCGCAGGCCGAGGCGGAAGCCACGCTGGGAATCTTGAATAGCGAGGGCCAAGAGTTCAAGTTTCGAGCGAAGTCTTCGTCGATCAGCCGCGCTGGAATTCAGGCGACCCTGAGCGCCGCCGCCTACTTCGTCAACAGCGAGAAGACCTACGTCAAGCTCCACGATATCATCGAGCATTATCGAAACTCCGGCCGCATGGATCTTGTGGAGAAGTACACCGAGATCATGACGCGTGTGGTGGAGAACACCTCCTACTCGGAGGTTGTGGAGAGCCTTAAGAACGCCCATAAATGA